The window CTACAACACCGGATTCTTCGCCACGCTCGATTCGCGCGACCTGGGCGGGCCGCGTCATGGGGCGGCTTTCGGCGCCGCTCTCGAGGTCCAATTCCTGGGTCCGATACAGGTCATGCTGGGACGCGCCCAAGACAGCGACTGGACGTCCTACTTCTCCATCGGTCACCGATTTTGAGGTATCCTCGCGGGGTCCTGCAGGCTGGCCCAGGGCTAAGGTGATATGCGGAGTTCGAATTCTTGCCGCCGGGCGTTTAGTTTACTGCTACGCGCCCGAAGTTCGATGTCCAACGTTATCCCACGCTTTCAGCGTGGATAGCTGAGCCGCGATGACCCCAGGGTCAGCCCCGGCGAGCGCAAGCGAGACGGCGGCGCCACCCTGGGTTAAAGACGGCCAAGGCGTGAACGCTGAAAGCGTGGGATAACGCACCGGGGGTGCTCAGAATTCTGACCTGTTGCACTAGGCTTGGTCCTGGTCGGCCAAAAACGGTTCGATGATCGACCACTGGTTGTGGGCGTCGTTGTATCCCAGTTCGATCAGACGTTCCACATAGGGCCGCTCGAAAAGCAGGTAGGAGAGAAAGTCAGGGCTCTTGGAGCGCAGCACGCCCAGGGCCCTGATCACCCGGCGCATGGGCTTGGGGAGAGCGGGCTCCAAGTCCACGGATAGCTTTCCCAGGTCGCGGGAGGGTCGCAGCGAGAGAAGCTTGATCTTGCGCAAACCCTCGGGATGAGGAGTGTCCTCGGGAAGCAAATCCAGGATGCGGTTGATGCGCAGCAGCCTTTCTTCGTCGTCTTCCATGGAATCCAGAAAGATGGAGTTGAAGAGCATGCCCAAGATCTGTCCGGGCGGGGGATAGGAGAAGATCTGGCGTTCGGCCTCCTCGCGCGGGGAGCGCTTGTAGCCCACTGAAATGGAGAGGACCTTGGAGGCTCCCAGGTGGACGGCGGGAGAAAGCGGGCAGGCGTGGCGGACGCTGCCGTCGCCGTAGTAGGAATCCCCTACCTTGATGGCCGGGAAGATGAGGGGCAGGGCCGACGAGGCCATCACGTGGTCGACAGTCAGCTTGGCCCGCACGCTGCGCCGCCCCGAACGCCTCCACATGGGCACGCCCTTGTGGCCCTGCACGAAGGTCACCGTGCGTCCGGTGGAGTAACTGGTGGCCGAGAGGGCCACCGCGTGCAGCAGCCCGGAATCGATATTGGCCTGAATCGATCCCGACTCGATGCCCTTGGCCAGGAACTCGCGCAGCGGCTCGGTATCGAAGATGCCCCGCAGCTTGGGAGCCATGCGTCCCGCCATGGCCAGCGTCCACAGCCATTTGCCGCCGCTCTCCAAAAAAGAGGAGAAGTCGGTGCGGAAGACGCGCTCCAGCGTCAGAGCCATCCAGGCCCGGGACAGATCGCGGCTGGCCGACAAGAAGTCGCCCTCCTCGGCCTGGTAGCGGTAGCCGGCCAGGTAGGCGGCATTGATGGCGCCCGCTGAAACCCCCGTCACCACTCGAAAGGGAAAGCGCTCGCCGCAGCGTTCTCCGATACCCGCCAGCACCCCGGCCTGGTAAGCGCCGCGGGCGCCTCCGCCAGAGAGAACCAGTGCCGTTTCGTCCTTTCCCTGCAAATCCGAGCCTTTCTTGGGACGCCCTGCCTGGCTTCAGCGGTCCAGGGCCCCTACAAAATTATGCTGTTTCAAGATACTGAAAGCAATGACCGCTCACAGCACCCAGGCCTTGGTGAGCAGCGGCACTTTTGGCAGCCAGGCCGCTGTGAGATAATCCGCTTCTGCCGTGCGGACTGGTTGG is drawn from Acidobacteriota bacterium and contains these coding sequences:
- a CDS encoding patatin-like phospholipase family protein yields the protein MQGKDETALVLSGGGARGAYQAGVLAGIGERCGERFPFRVVTGVSAGAINAAYLAGYRYQAEEGDFLSASRDLSRAWMALTLERVFRTDFSSFLESGGKWLWTLAMAGRMAPKLRGIFDTEPLREFLAKGIESGSIQANIDSGLLHAVALSATSYSTGRTVTFVQGHKGVPMWRRSGRRSVRAKLTVDHVMASSALPLIFPAIKVGDSYYGDGSVRHACPLSPAVHLGASKVLSISVGYKRSPREEAERQIFSYPPPGQILGMLFNSIFLDSMEDDEERLLRINRILDLLPEDTPHPEGLRKIKLLSLRPSRDLGKLSVDLEPALPKPMRRVIRALGVLRSKSPDFLSYLLFERPYVERLIELGYNDAHNQWSIIEPFLADQDQA